The region TGGACCCAATGACAGAAAGACCCCTATGTATTCAGTAAACGGTGCAGCAAGACCACATATCCAAGCTATCAAGTCCAGATCTCACTCTGCTCATTTTTACCCCAGCAGCTTGAACCGAGATAGAACAGACTTGTTGCAAAAAGCTTTAAAacccacagacaggaggacaaacTATCCTGCCAGCAGTTCAGAGGGAAAAGTTGACACGAAGATGTCGTCTCTAATGTGGAGTCCAAGGGTCTATAGCAGTGATGTGATGTCTGAAACAAGAGGTTACGCCCAGTCCCGCCGCCTCCGGCCTGGTTTTAACAAAACGCAGGCCCAAGCTGGTTCTGTGAAACAGAATCAGGGTGCTTCTGGCCATGATTCAACAAAACTAGGGTTCGGACCTCCAGCATCAAGCGAGGGGCCGACAAATCTCAACTACAATTTCAGAGAAAACCAACCCAGCAGCTGGCATCCTCTACTACCAGAGAGAGCGATAATCCCTGTCCAGGGGAAATTCAAACCTTTCCAAAGACTTCCTGCTAATGATGATCTCCCTGCTGACACCAATTCATCAGAGAGGGAAATTGCTCCCATTCAAACATTTGCTGGAACAACCCTCCCCACTAATTTGAACTCCACAGGTGTTCCTGCATCAGTTGTTCCTTTAGTTGCCGGAGAGCTGAGCACCAAGTCTGCGTCACCCGTGCAATCAGAGGGCCAAGATGACGAGGTCGTATCTCAGGCTCCAAACCCCGAGGGCCAGTCTGAAAGTTCAGCAGAAGTTGGCGTCTCcttggaacaaaacaaaacctctaCAGTTTCTCTGCAAACCTCAGAAAAAGGTGACGGTGTTGTCTTGAGTCCACTGGAACCGGATCAGTCTGGAGTTTAAACTGCGCTGCCACATAATGCTTTGGCAAGGTATGTCTGTGTGGTTATGAGGATGTGTTTTTGTAGCTACTATACATCTGTTTGCATTAACATAGAAGTCCAGTTTCATGTTTTAAGATGTCCTTTTAATTGGGTTTTTCTCCTCCCCAGATCCCTCACCAGAGCTGTTTGTCCAGAAAGAGTCTAACATTGAATAAAGAACAGtaaaaacttttacattttgtgtttttcattttacagaacTCTTCTATAGTAACACAGAATGGATTAGAAGTGACTTTAGAGGTTAAACATAAGTCTGTAGTCAGGAGCAGcctatatagttttttttatatatatatacgtctTAAtgccaatttcttttttttttttttttttttttttttctgtcatatCTTTATATTGTGATAAAGGATAGGAGCTGACACAACTTTTAGCTACTTCAACCATGTAAACTATACTGGATTTTTAAgcaaactatttaaaacaatAGTCTGTCACACTCCATCTCAATTACAGACTTTTACTAAACTGcaggaacaaaaacatttttcagccaAACAAAGATGGCAGCAGGAAGTAATCTAACTCAATCAATTGCATTATATCAGTGGTGGAATGTCACTTATATTAGTAAACTTACTTAAATACAACTTTGAGCTAACTTACTACTTTaagattattttctttctcttaaaAAGCTCCACGAAGAGATTAAAATATCAGGCTTTGTTACGACTTTAACAAACAGTATAATAGCTTAAACAATCAATTAACATGCAACTATATTGATAAGCGTTCATGCTATTTTCCatggaaagaaaaagtcaaacatttcatggttccaGCGTCTCAAAATTGAGGACTTACTGCTTTTCCTGTCAATCAGTAAGTAAGAGTGGTGGTGTTCTAGGTTAGCAGATGACTGTTAATGGAAACAGCAACACTTAAATATGTTTGATTAAAAATCACCTTGGCGACATCTCGTGGTTTTAATCCGGAAGTGCCTTTTTGGCGCTTCTTTACGTCACCGTACGTCACCAGGAAGTCCACTGAAACCAAGGCAACATCATGGCTGAATACGCAGACACACGTGAGTTTTGTAAATAGttcattcaaacaaaacaatctgaaGCTATTAAAACTCCGAGCTCTTATTTTGACCAGCGAGGATTTAATCTACGTGTGTAGTGAGTGAACTGCGTCTTTAGTTGCGTTACACGGCGTGTTGGCAGCCGTTTGTTTAGCTATATCGGctgtaatgctaatgctaacttaTCCGAGGAAAGTAACGAGTAAGTTAACGTTAGCTTACTTCAGCACTGCCAAAGAAACTGTGTGGCTCCTACATGCAGCCTTAACGAGGTTTTGTGTTGACAGACGTAGATGGAGTTGGAGTTGAGGAGATGCCGGAGCTTTCTGAcggggatgatgatgatattgcTGATGATGAAGAGCAGTGGCAGTGGTTGGAGGAGGACAgtccgtctgtctctgtcaccTGCCTCTTCTGCGACAGGTGAGATGACACCTGAACTCAGGAGTTCCGTTTACTTGAATGCAGTGGTTTACTTTTTTCTCAGCAGAAACCGAGCTGTACAACCACATGTTGTGCTTTTCTTGGGGTTTAATGTTTCCAGCCTTGATCAATACTCAGTTTTTAAGAAACCATCTAAAGGTTATGGCTCAGGTTCATCCATTTCTGATGCTGTTATTAAAGTTATCAAaaaaaagggttagggttacaggGTCCCTGTTACAACTATGGAGTgctatttagtttgtttgctATAAACTCCCTATATATTATCCTGATTATTCAGGATAATCAGCACACTTCAAATTAGCCTCCTTTCATTTGGACTATCTCTTAACTTGAAAACACAGTCGTGTATTTAATTTCCTgtatttaatttagtttttcttgCAGAAAACTGCATCAGGATCAGCCTGTCAGACTTTCAGATGTGTTGATTGAACACTAGGAGTCCTATGAAAGTCTAAGAgacatcatttttaatttttagtttATGGTTCTGATTGTTGTAAAGCAGTTACAGCATTTACTCTGAGAACTTCTGCTTGTGTTTACAGGGctgtaactataactataactgtTATCATCCAGTTTCTGTGGATCTAACAAAccaataaatcagtgttttttattcttattttgaaagattATTAAATGTACGTTTACAGTGCTTTGACCTTGTAATCAAACAGATTTTCTAACCTGCGCTTTGTGTTTCAGGTTGCTGAGCTCTGTGCCTGCCACCCTGCAGCACTGCATGTCTGAGCACCAGGTCAACCTTGTAGACGTGATAAGAAGACACAGTAAGTAGACGCTGATGTCTCTGCGTCACCGAAGAGCCAGAGGATTATTCAGTTTTACTGAAATGACTCTCACTTCTTTTCCTTCTTAGATTTAGATGACTATGGTTACATAAAGATGATCAACTTCATACGCTCAACAGTAAGTACTGTCTATAATGAGATCTGATTTCTGCGCTACATAGATTATAAAGACTTAgaatttcatttatatatataatttacatagtgtaaaatatatgttttgttGAATTGTTCATatcttgtgtttgtcttgtgcATGGGGATTGCTAATATTTCATCCAaataaacatcagaaaaaatCAGCCAAAAGCTTGACAGgtaaagaaaaagtgaaatacAATAGATTTTCTTTCTAAACAAATCTGTATTTATAGAAATGTAATGCATCCTGTCTGACGGGGCTGCCAGACGCTCCCTTACCCTGGGAGAGCGAAGACTTCCTGCGACCAGTCCTGCAGGACGACCCCCTGCTGCAGACAGGTACAGCAGCTCCTTTAAGGTTTACCACACAGATTTAGGTCGCACCAACTCCAGTGCGAGTAACAATCTCCACATATATGTTTGTTCTATCTTTTTGGCGAAGAGCCTAATTGAATTGGCTTgtaactcactcacacacacattcacatcacGTTTGCCACAAGTTGTCACTTGCTTGTAGCTTGTCCCAAATCTCAGCTCTGATCCTGATGCAAGAGATACAAAAAGGTTGAAACTGCTTTAAATAAAGTAGTTAGTACAAGGTGTCATCAAGCAATTTAACAGCTTAAATGTTTTAGATTTGTTCTGAATGGCCACAAAGCCTGTCGTCATAGAGGGTGAGAGGACACTCGGACAGTCTCTCCTGAAAGTCACGCATGGTGTTGCGGCCCACTCTACAGATGATTTGttgtgtgaagagagagagacgtttAAATCTTTGCTTCTGTCTGACCTCCACACTGTCGGCTGATGTCAGCTAGAGTGGAAAATCTGCTCATGCGACTGCTCACACTACAAGACCaccaacaaaaacatgaaacctgTTTGATCACGATTGGGAATCCATGATCAGTCTCACAGCCAGACAATGATGCTACTGAAAACTGAACCGGGACGACCCAATCTGCCGTTCTGTTACAGAACTTCATCTGGCCTAAGTGTACTGATGCTTTATTAACAGGGCTACAAGACAGTTACATTGACAtgtttagttagtttgtgttccTGAGAGAGAATTTAGATTTTATCCTCAAAGATCCGAATGAAAAGCAGTTCCTCAGGTCGCTGTCCGTGAGCCGGACTGCTGGTTCAGGTTGCTGTTCTGCCTCATTGTCTGATCTGTTGTACATTCTGTATCTAGTGTTTTTTGACACAAGCtgaattttgttcatttcaaacaagaTAGTACATTTCACAGAATAATTTGTTTTGGAACTTTGTTGTCGTCATTTTTCTGGTGCAGCCATTTTCTCTCAACCAGCAGTTCTGTGTTCCTCCAGAATCCCCTTCAAAAGGCCCCAGAAAAGGATTTAGTTTTGTATGTAGTAAAAGTTTTGTATAAATGaaattttacaaataaacacaacccgaaaaaaagcacaaacattaaaacaaataagtGGAAGATCAGAGGCAGGAGTTGGTCACTGTGCAGAGCCTTTATGTTCAGCCCCAGACGtcttacatttctgtttgtctccccatctgtgtgtttctgacagaCCCTGAGGAGCTCTGTGGTGATGAGGGGTCAAGCCTGTCGACGTGCCCGTCATCCGGGGCTGATTCCCAGGATGCACTGCTGCAGAGGGCACTGGCTGCTGAGGAGAGAGCCCGTTGCTCAGGGGAGGCGCTGGCCAGGGCCATGGATGACCTGCACAAACTCAAGTCAGTGACACATCTGcgttttcacatgtttttttttttattaaccaCTAAGGTTGTCCTATTAGTGCATTCCTTGTCAGTCGTgggtgtatttttcttttttctttttatgctcTGAAGCACTCACAGGGCACTCAGTGTGTTGTCTCTCTTTTGCACTGCCCACTTGTGGCCAGCAGGGGGACACAGTGAACCCAGTATTGCAGGAAAATCAACCTGAGTACCTTGTGGAAGAAGTTTGGAGAAAGGcgaaagattaaaaaaaggaagggaAAATTCCACTGCAGCATGGAGGTTAAAGTGAGGAGGGGGGGTAGGAAGGGGGGCAATAAGGGAAAATTACAGAAAGAGtgaggttgggggggggggggttgtaagAGAGTTGAAAAGATTAATGCTTCCCATCTCCTCCATTTACTGCTATGTCCTGCAtgaaggttgtgtgtgttttctgctctccGGTCGCTGCTTTTGTTCAGTGTCCTAATATGAGAAGTTGAATGCAGATCTATCCGGGTTGTTTCAGGCTTCTGGCTCAGGGTTTGGTACTGAACACAGAAACCAGCAAATCCAGTAACCTGGGGCCTGTGGCCGAGCTCCgagaggacgaggacgaggcCTACTTCAGCTCCTATGGCCATTATGGCATCCACGAGGAGATGCTGAAGGTGCGAGTtgtgcgaacacacacacacacacactcacacacacactcacacacacacacacacacacacacacacacacacacacaccaaaccacTCACTTCTTGTGAGTCGCTCCCCCCCCCAGGCACAGCAGtctctgcagagaaaatgtGGGTTCATCAGTGTCCGTCTTGGCTGAAAGGTTTCGATAGAGCACGTAAATGAAGATGATCATCTTTATGCACACGTTCATACTGAGGACAAGACATTTTCTCAAAAGTGACGAATCAGCAATATGTGCTGAGCTCTCATGTGAGACACCAAGCATGCTCGAAACATGGAAATTAATTTTTACACTGGTTAAGTGCTGGAACCTGGAAGTGTCAGCAAGCaggggggttgtgtgtgtgtgtgtgtgtgtgtgtgtgtgtgtgtgtgtgtgtgtgtgtgtgtgtgtgtgtgtgtgtgtgtgtgtgtgtgtgtgtgtgtgtgtgtgtgtgtgtgtgtcaggagtgggggggggggtcagctcTGTCTCCTGCCTTGCATTTCTACTTACTGCAGTGCTTAGACATATTTCTATAGTCTCTCCTGATTGGTGCTAAGCACCGCTAAGTTTTGCGTCATGTGTGTGCGTCAGGCTCTAAACTCCATCAGAGCCCCggaggggggggcggggctAAGAACACGTGACGCGGGGGCTTTGCGGTGGAATGTGGTCAGTCTTTTACAGGACTGCGTGAAGCGCATCACCTATGAcgcactctgtgtgtgtgtgtttgttatggaGGCCGTGCAAAACAGGGTGTCATGTTTCCTCAGTTAAAGTAAATCAACTTTCAATTGTCACTGACTGAATTTTTGCCTCATTATTAGAATACAGATGGCTAATGAGTTTGACATGAAGGAGGTGAGAATCTTTTAAAAGTAAGCCCCCCCACACTTTGCTTCATGGTGCTAACTCACCTGCATCAGCCTGAGTTTCACTGGAGAGTTATGGCTGAAATCGAGGCTGAACAGTTAATTGTTTCTATGCTAAAATTCACATTTGAAAGAGAATAGGCCGGCTCAGATTGTTTTCAAGTTAATCTCAAAAACAGTACCCACATGGTTATATGTACAATGAAAGAGTTATTGGTTGCTGTAAACACAGTCCTAACATAAGTGATGGGAGATAAAATCAGAAGTCCTCGTTCTTTGCAAAGATTCAGATGTGGTAGCTGAAGGTAATTTGAGGCGTCTTTGCTGCGTCTCAGCAGGGAATCACATCGTGTGTGAGGCacaaagaaggaaaggaaagggagaACAATTAGTGACCAAACAGTCTTTCAACACACATATGGGCACGTAAGTGTTGCATCAAGCTGGATTTTAAAAGATTTGAAGCTGTCCTTCAGGCAGTCTTCTGAGGTGAATCAGAAGCTCCCCCTCTGTTGTTTACATCACGACCCGACACCGTCCGGTTGAGAGCCGCGTGACGCAACAACGCAAACTTCTAACACCATTCAATCTGCAGCTGCAGTGCTGGTCATAAAAACAGCAGGTTAAATGTGTTCCTGAAACCATTCAGCCCCAAGTTTAAagattgtttgacatttttctgcaatataaaaaaatctgGGAGTAATTAGAGCTGAAAGACTTCAGTAAGAATGTTTTGTTGTGATACTCCATGTCAGCATGGACTTTGGGTACTGAACATTGTCTTTACAGCGGCATCATAGTTGAGTGACACAAATATCACAGCTTATTTGACTGACTACTGAGTGCAATGAACAGGGAATGACTTACATAACTAATGATTTTCTAATTTAAAACTTTCTTTGGTGTGAATCTCTTCCAAGAGCTCCCTATTCAGTTTAAACCAAGTATTGAATAGAACCTCAGTTCCACTGTATCTTGTACTAATGCATGTTACTGTCATCTCAACCGTTTCTGTAGCTTTTCCTCCAGAGTGGAGTAGCAGGGGGTTGGGGGGGCAGATTTGATTGGCAGGTTAATTAGCGTGTCCCAACCTGACCTGGAGAAAAATACCAGTTGTACTTACACCACAGATTTGCACTGAAATTTCCAAGAATTATCTGCACCTGTATAGAGAAAGCATGACATGttgagatgtttttattttcccccGCGGCCAGTGATGAATTCAGCTTTGCATCACAACATGAGTATGCTAATGCAAAGTGCTCAATTTACGAACCTTCCCTTAACTCCCTAGAAACCCTGCAGTGTATTTTGATCCtcacattttgttcttttctctctttcactcaacAGAAGTtggtttcattgttttttattgtttcattttttaaaattctctCCACAGGATAAAGTGCGCACAGAGAGTTACCGCGACTTCATGTACCGCAACCCTGAAGTGTTTAGAGACAAGGTGAgcaaacagatgtgtgtgtaactgtgccTATACAGAATGTGCAGGCAGCTGGTTTAATGTACAGCCAGGCCTGTGAACAGGACTGGGCATGTGCCCCTCGTGGGGCCGACATTAATAAGGTGATGGTGTCTGatttaaaacacagtgtgaCTTTATTAGCGCCTCGAATGTCGACTGCAGAGTGCTGATAACAGACACATGCAATCCACCATCACACCCATaacaacaccccccccacacttCAAAACCCCTTCCAAATTACCCCACACCCCTCTCTTTTCCATTGCCTTTAGTTGCAGGAAGCAGCGGCCTGGATCATGACCATCCATTATATGGGTGGCTGCTGGTTAGTGCTGGGATGAGGCTgtagaggagggaggcaggctGTGTTGATGGGAACGTACATTATCCCTGTCACAGCGAAACATTCGGCAGAGAGGGAAATGTCACCTTCTACAGGAAGCGGTAGAtagagaacaaaacagaaccGTCTTTTTTCAGCACCGTTCAGCGACTGGAGTGGCGGTAAGAGGAGAAAGGAGCGAGgagttgtgtgttttgttgagTCAGCAGTGTGTTAGCGACCCTCTGTGAACTCATAAAAGCAGCAGGACGCTTAAAGGGAAGTTTAAGTTGCCTTAAATAGAGACGCATATAAACACAGTGTTACATATAGATGCACGTGTAGTCGCTGCAGCTGCGCCTCGGCTGTTTAACACTAGTCGGGGGGCGAAGATGAACAAATTAGCTGTAACCTATGGGAACCGGGAATAGATTATCAGGCGACAACAACGATGGCTAGAGGAAAAAAAGTTACTTTGGAGAACTTGAGGGTTTTAGAAGAGTTGTGATCAGTAAGGAGGCCGAACGTACTGACCGTTAATTTGGATGTCGTGGAAGCCAAAGCAGCTAGAGGTCACtgcctgtttttcctttttcacttgCATTGTTCTCCAACAGTTcaattttggttttttttggctgGCCTCTTGTGGTTTAGCTTCTCACCTCCTTTCAGTGATGCACTGGTGTTCTCCAGGACTCCAGGACATTACTGTAGGATGTGGTTTACAGGTGCGACAGAGCACACTTCTAACCCCACCCATTAGTGATTCTCTGTGGGGTCAGAGGTGAAGCACATTTCAAAACCACAGAGGGCAATGAAATAAGCTACTTTACACCCTGGTGTTCAGTTATTTTTAGGCTGAGACAAACCATCTATGGTGGCCCTTGGCGGTCAGCAGGCCCATGGACACAAGAATATTTATCAAGAAATTAAATGTAAACTTGATTAACGGGAGCGTTTTTAAAGCCTGACATTGCACAGGCACGACCCTGATAGTGTGCCTCCATCCCAACCGCTTTCCCTCCCATCCTGCAGGTGGTGCTCGATGTGGGCTGTGGGACCGGCATATTGTCCATGTTTGCCGCCCGATCTGGGGCCAAGAAAGTCATAGCAGTCGACCAATCGGAAATCATTTATCAGGCCATGGACATAGTGAGGTAAGACACACAGTACAGTCTGTCACTTGTTCATACATGTCTGTTtgcagccacacacatacattccaGTTAATGTAATGTCACATATGGTTTTCACAGCAATGAGAAGTTGCATTTTGACACCAACTAGTCTTTCAATCGCAGTTAGCAGATCAACTCACTTGCGGTAGGGCTAGTTCAGCTAGTCATGTGACCAGCGCCTTGCACATCATAGAGGTCCTTTG is a window of Pempheris klunzingeri isolate RE-2024b chromosome 1, fPemKlu1.hap1, whole genome shotgun sequence DNA encoding:
- the prmt3 gene encoding protein arginine N-methyltransferase 3 isoform X2; translation: MAEYADTHGVGVEEMPELSDGDDDDIADDEEQWQWLEEDSPSVSVTCLFCDRLLSSVPATLQHCMSEHQVNLVDVIRRHNLDDYGYIKMINFIRSTKCNASCLTGLPDAPLPWESEDFLRPVLQDDPLLQTDPEELCGDEGSSLSTCPSSGADSQDALLQRALAAEERARCSGEALARAMDDLHKLKLLAQGLVLNTETSKSSNLGPVAELREDEDEAYFSSYGHYGIHEEMLKDKVRTESYRDFMYRNPEVFRDKVVLDVGCGTGILSMFAARSGAKKVIAVDQSEIIYQAMDIVRSNQLEDKITLIKGRIEDINLPVEKVDIIISEWMGYFLLFESMLDSVLYARDLYLADNGSVYPDLCSISLVAVGDTQKHKDHIAFWDDVYGFNMECMKKFVVPEAVVEVVNADTLISEPTVIQTIDCNRVCLSELEFSSDFCLKITNTTDCTAIVGYFDIFFDKGCSNKVMFSTGPQVTKTHWKQTVFLLEKPFSVQTGDELRGKITVRKNKKDPRSLLVTLDLGGMTQTCILQ
- the prmt3 gene encoding protein arginine N-methyltransferase 3 isoform X1 — protein: MAEYADTHVDGVGVEEMPELSDGDDDDIADDEEQWQWLEEDSPSVSVTCLFCDRLLSSVPATLQHCMSEHQVNLVDVIRRHNLDDYGYIKMINFIRSTKCNASCLTGLPDAPLPWESEDFLRPVLQDDPLLQTDPEELCGDEGSSLSTCPSSGADSQDALLQRALAAEERARCSGEALARAMDDLHKLKLLAQGLVLNTETSKSSNLGPVAELREDEDEAYFSSYGHYGIHEEMLKDKVRTESYRDFMYRNPEVFRDKVVLDVGCGTGILSMFAARSGAKKVIAVDQSEIIYQAMDIVRSNQLEDKITLIKGRIEDINLPVEKVDIIISEWMGYFLLFESMLDSVLYARDLYLADNGSVYPDLCSISLVAVGDTQKHKDHIAFWDDVYGFNMECMKKFVVPEAVVEVVNADTLISEPTVIQTIDCNRVCLSELEFSSDFCLKITNTTDCTAIVGYFDIFFDKGCSNKVMFSTGPQVTKTHWKQTVFLLEKPFSVQTGDELRGKITVRKNKKDPRSLLVTLDLGGMTQTCILQ